From one Asterias amurensis chromosome 14, ASM3211899v1 genomic stretch:
- the LOC139947354 gene encoding retinoschisin-like, with the protein MAVRSSWMFFLLEMFLEVSASYSVSGLYRGVWYQPTEHYALLGQSFMNISGISAARCSVRCLSHHGCFSYNYDNINQVCQMNNNAIGEQTCDNFQGMQYVSYYDATAEPRTCQLALQNSHVSDNGKCTSSNASFEKLGLEDGPIPDESLSASSNYNGRRKSTAAGGRLNKLPPNDNTIGAWQPRVMNTNQWIQVDLGNPTYVTGVLTQGRTGGNAQWVTKYKVQFEPHSPACLIDVKDQLGQTQLFNGNTDRNSIVERHFFKPVLAVKIRIVPVEWNGAIALRFELLTCGCK; encoded by the exons ATGGCCGTTCGCAGTAGTTGGATGTTTTTCTTgcttgagatgtttcttgaggTTTCAGCGTCTTATAGTGTGAGTGGTCTCTACCGAGGGGTCTGGTACCAGCCGACAGAGCACTACGCCCTACTAGGCCAGTCCTTCATGAATATCTCAGGTATCTCTGCCGCCAGATGTTCAGTTCGGTGTCTCAGCCATCATGGATGTTTTTCTTACAACTACGATAACATTAACCAAGTCTGTCAGATGAACAACAACGCCATCGGAGAGCAAACCTGTGACAACTTTCAAGGAATGCAGTATGTTTCGTATTACGACGCAACTGCAGAACCAAGGACTTGTCAG CTTGCTCTACAGAACAGTCATGTGTCAGACAATGGGAAATGCACTTCTTCGAATGCCAGTTTTG AGAAGCTCGGTCTTGAAGATGGTCCAATCCCCGATGAGAGCCTCTCTGCATCAAGTAACTACAACGGACGTCGAAAGTCAACAGCGGCTGGTGGCCGTCTCAACAAGCTACCGCCAAATGATAATACCATAGGAGCATGGCAACCCAGAGTAATGAATACCAACCAGTGGATACAGGTGGATTTAGGCAACCCGACCTACGTCACTGGGGTACTCACACAGGGGCGTACTGGTGGAAACGCCCAGTGGGTGACTAAGTACAAAGTGCAGTTCGAACCACACTCACCGGCATGTCTTATTGACGTGAAAGACCAACTTGGCCAAACTCAG TTATTCAATGGCAACACCGATAGAAACAGCATTGTGGAGAGGCACTTCTTCAAGCCCGTCTTGGCGGTCAAGATTCGCATCGTACCCGTTGAGTGGAATGGTGCCATCGCGCTGCGTTTTGAACTGCTTACATGTGGCTGTAAATAA